One Bacillus sp. 1780r2a1 DNA segment encodes these proteins:
- a CDS encoding Gfo/Idh/MocA family oxidoreductase, translating into MKNEKLRYGLIGAGSNAIKKHLSNYLLIPNVELIAVCDVNIEQAKAVAEQYGADSFYQNYEEMIKLEKLDFVSVCTPNSLHADIAVYALEHGVHVHCEKPLAINGAEAQRIVHAKNRAKKKVMVGLNNRFTNEAVYLKKFIDAGHLGEIYKARAGWIRRSGIPGRGTWFTNKQVAGGGVMIDLGVHYLDLALFLMGMPNPSYVSGAIHHHFNQTTTRNRNGYQGNPKGIFNVEDSASGFIGLERGATIHFDFSWASNIEEDQTFIELAGSKGGATIINGELKIYSEVLDTCVDILPKLPTSHKLMNEFEHFISAIKKQGDLMAPAEHGAYMMNIVDHFYESAAKQQPIFFKENKSQFKVASSTYG; encoded by the coding sequence ATGAAAAATGAAAAGTTAAGATACGGATTGATTGGAGCAGGAAGTAACGCTATAAAAAAGCATTTAAGTAACTACTTATTGATTCCAAATGTTGAGCTTATAGCTGTATGTGATGTGAATATCGAGCAGGCGAAAGCTGTAGCAGAGCAATATGGAGCAGACAGCTTCTATCAAAATTATGAAGAAATGATTAAGCTGGAAAAACTTGATTTTGTTAGCGTTTGCACACCTAATTCTCTGCACGCTGATATTGCTGTTTACGCATTAGAACATGGTGTACACGTACACTGCGAAAAGCCGTTAGCTATTAATGGTGCAGAGGCACAGCGAATTGTTCATGCGAAAAATCGAGCCAAAAAAAAAGTGATGGTGGGCCTTAATAACCGCTTTACGAACGAAGCGGTCTATTTAAAAAAATTTATTGATGCAGGTCACTTGGGAGAGATTTATAAAGCTAGAGCAGGATGGATTAGAAGAAGCGGGATACCAGGCAGAGGTACTTGGTTTACAAATAAACAAGTAGCAGGTGGGGGGGTTATGATTGATTTAGGGGTCCATTATTTAGATTTGGCACTATTTTTGATGGGAATGCCTAATCCATCATACGTTTCAGGAGCCATTCATCATCACTTTAATCAAACCACAACGCGTAACCGAAATGGTTACCAGGGAAATCCAAAAGGTATCTTTAACGTAGAAGACAGCGCAAGTGGCTTTATTGGTCTTGAAAGAGGCGCCACTATTCATTTTGATTTTAGTTGGGCGTCTAATATTGAAGAAGATCAAACGTTTATTGAATTAGCCGGTTCAAAAGGAGGAGCTACGATTATCAACGGAGAGTTGAAAATTTACTCAGAAGTTTTAGACACTTGCGTAGATATTTTGCCTAAGCTTCCTACTTCACATAAATTGATGAATGAATTTGAGCATTTTATTAGTGCCATTAAGAAACAAGGTGATTTAATGGCTCCAGCTGAACACGGTGCTTATATGATGAATATAGTTGATCATTTTTATGAATCAGCCGCTAAGCAGCAGCCAATCTTTTTTAAAGAAAACAAAAGTCAGTTTAAAGTCGCATCATCGACGTATGGATAA
- a CDS encoding sugar phosphate isomerase/epimerase has translation MKLGFNSAILDGCTFEEVIDFAADNGFSCVELCAWPRGKALRKYAGVTHIDVDLLDVDYIKNYTEAKGVRISAIAYYPNPLSDDEERNSHAIVHIKKCVEAAHKLDINLVNTFIGRNQYQTIEENLLVVKEVWKPIVEFAEELGVKIAIENCPMLFTGDEWPGGQNLMTTPAVFRKVFELIPNQNFGLNFDPSHFVWQQMDYIKPIYEFRNRIHHVHFKDIKIYKNRLDEVGVMATPLEYISPKLPGLGDVDWGKYISALTDIGYFGYAVIEVEDKAFESSLKARKDSINLSKNYLKQYFPY, from the coding sequence ATGAAACTAGGTTTTAACAGTGCAATTTTGGATGGCTGTACATTTGAAGAAGTAATTGATTTTGCAGCGGATAATGGTTTTTCTTGCGTTGAACTTTGTGCTTGGCCAAGAGGAAAAGCGCTTCGTAAATACGCAGGAGTAACGCATATCGACGTCGATCTTTTAGATGTAGACTATATTAAAAATTATACCGAGGCAAAAGGAGTTCGTATTTCAGCTATTGCTTATTATCCTAATCCTTTAAGTGATGATGAAGAAAGGAACTCTCATGCAATTGTTCATATCAAAAAGTGTGTTGAAGCGGCTCATAAGCTTGATATTAACTTGGTAAATACGTTTATTGGAAGAAATCAGTATCAGACAATAGAAGAAAACTTACTTGTTGTAAAAGAAGTATGGAAGCCTATTGTTGAATTTGCGGAAGAGCTAGGGGTGAAAATTGCAATTGAAAACTGTCCAATGCTGTTTACTGGAGATGAATGGCCAGGTGGACAAAATTTAATGACAACACCAGCTGTTTTTAGAAAAGTATTCGAGCTCATTCCGAATCAAAACTTTGGCTTGAATTTTGATCCGTCTCACTTTGTATGGCAGCAAATGGACTATATAAAGCCAATCTATGAATTTAGAAATCGAATTCACCATGTCCATTTTAAAGATATTAAGATATATAAAAATCGTTTGGATGAGGTGGGCGTAATGGCAACCCCTCTTGAATATATTTCTCCGAAGCTTCCAGGGCTTGGTGATGTTGATTGGGGGAAATATATCTCGGCGTTGACTGATATTGGTTACTTCGGCTATGCAGTTATTGAAGTTGAAGATAAAGCGTTTGAAAGCTCTTTAAAAGCAAGAAAAGACTCTATTAATTTAAGTAAAAATTATTTAAAACAGTACTTTCCTTACTAA
- a CDS encoding DUF6379 domain-containing protein — MFEQYMICEDGFKNVKENNEVIGFEIQLRIPYYRGIALSLINSIDLKIDEVEIPHKDLVFKIETGEFPYEELPTVINNRWEFGEKARLFVAKQGGLTEGAHEITVNISLRISYLPWPNIGEDTKELVLAN; from the coding sequence ATGTTTGAACAATACATGATTTGTGAAGACGGTTTTAAAAATGTGAAAGAAAACAATGAGGTAATTGGTTTTGAGATTCAGCTACGCATTCCTTATTATAGAGGAATTGCCCTTTCTCTTATTAACAGCATTGATTTAAAAATTGATGAAGTAGAGATTCCGCATAAGGATTTGGTGTTTAAAATAGAAACTGGAGAATTTCCTTATGAAGAGCTACCAACCGTTATTAACAATCGCTGGGAATTTGGAGAAAAAGCAAGATTATTCGTTGCTAAACAAGGTGGATTAACAGAAGGTGCACATGAAATAACTGTAAATATAAGCTTGCGAATTTCATATTTGCCTTGGCCGAATATAGGAGAAGATACAAAGGAACTTGTACTTGCTAACTAA
- a CDS encoding sugar phosphate isomerase/epimerase, which translates to MGEQGLIKRGVSLYSYQEEFYKGELTLEQCIAEVSKTGATGIELLPEQMIKRFPKVTDEFVDTWFGWMDHYKVEPVAYDAFLDNKLFANRSLTLEENVEMMIRDLKLANKLGFSILRTLVSTPLEVVQKSLPYAEEYGVKIALEVHAPFTFGTPWFEERMNYITDSGTKWFGIMPDLGIFVKEIPPVMEQRYIRDGGTPEIIKFVSERYAQGMDKDETLANVQAMKNANEVDRNYAEFARHLVYTDPNILRDYIPYIMHVHGKYYDITSDLKEPSIPYKDIVQVLQDAGYNGYINSEYEGNRHIQDYAQVDSIKQVKNHQKLLKSLIDS; encoded by the coding sequence ATGGGGGAACAAGGGCTTATTAAAAGAGGTGTTTCTTTATATAGCTATCAAGAAGAGTTTTATAAAGGAGAACTAACGCTTGAGCAATGCATTGCAGAGGTATCTAAGACGGGTGCAACGGGAATTGAGCTTTTACCTGAACAAATGATAAAAAGATTTCCAAAGGTAACGGATGAATTTGTAGATACTTGGTTTGGGTGGATGGACCATTATAAAGTAGAACCCGTAGCATATGATGCATTTTTAGATAATAAATTGTTTGCAAATCGTTCACTCACCTTAGAAGAAAATGTAGAGATGATGATAAGAGATTTAAAACTAGCTAACAAATTAGGGTTTTCGATACTAAGAACGCTCGTTTCCACTCCTCTTGAGGTTGTTCAAAAAAGTCTTCCGTACGCAGAAGAGTACGGAGTGAAAATAGCGCTCGAAGTTCATGCACCATTTACGTTTGGTACCCCGTGGTTTGAGGAAAGGATGAACTACATCACTGACAGTGGAACAAAGTGGTTTGGAATTATGCCTGATTTAGGAATCTTTGTAAAAGAAATTCCGCCGGTTATGGAGCAACGGTATATAAGAGATGGTGGAACACCTGAGATTATTAAATTTGTGAGTGAAAGATACGCACAAGGGATGGATAAAGATGAAACGTTAGCAAACGTACAAGCAATGAAAAATGCAAATGAAGTTGATCGTAACTACGCTGAGTTTGCTCGACACCTGGTCTATACAGATCCAAACATTTTGAGGGATTATATTCCTTATATCATGCATGTTCACGGAAAATATTACGATATTACATCTGATTTGAAAGAACCAAGTATACCATATAAGGATATTGTTCAAGTTTTACAAGATGCTGGGTATAATGGATATATTAACAGCGAATATGAAGGGAATCGACATATTCAAGACTATGCCCAAGTAGATAGTATAAAGCAAGTTAAGAATCATCAAAAGCTCTTAAAAAGCTTAATAGATTCATAA
- a CDS encoding helix-turn-helix domain-containing protein has protein sequence MISTKPLQKPIDLKLIDIFTMQERSVLNHAHKEIELIYVVKGTLDVKVREKLYQLNEQDFLIVNSNEPHSLMSNADNLFSIMHFNYLQLSSLLSQENIQFTCNSIENPQKENQKLCLIIEELLSVYLKQPHSSVVEVLEKTLKLVSRLESFYLEKQESLLVDVDSVDKGNSQRLSEILEYVRAHFREPLSLEEVASVQYITVPYLSKFFKKQTGKTFSQYVNKVRLAYAVNELTLTDKSITRIALDNGFPNLAAFNRVFTEHYHEKPIDYRKKKLLDKKSEETKIIVEEAQDTQKTVRELKHYLRTNAASQVHFDLLENSVQEVYTVKAEKAQAFTKYWNKMINLGYATDLLSSDMQEQVALLQKELSFTYGRFWGVFSDEMHIEDYSTEQVSYNFSNVNKVLDFLVNHRLKPFIELGPKPKILSKKFNDSLFLQRSSEKNPEDWRGLIRAFLFNCIERYSVEEVESWYFEIWSHEIDPIQEQEKERSETTKRHDPKQFEEYFQLFSYLKTAINDIIPRAKVGGCGLTMDVEKEKLNLFLREWHKKDVHPDFLSISLYPIEVDRKTTKVNKQNVLSVNPNYMEHKIQQVKHALGNSGFQNLELNATEWNISISNRELLNDSCFKATYITKNIIDNLNGYINIMGYWMCSDIFSDFKDARSLIYGGAGLLTKSGIRKPSYHAFTLLKQLGEILVAKGENYIVTKKSGDRYQVLCFNYKHFDYAYYLSPEGTTTINEQYSIFENNEDLNISIEIQGVSNGTYRIKERKVNRHYGSVLDEWLNFGSVDDIKPDEVEYLKQRCAPYMSVGHDTIGNHAIKLNGKLKPHEVRLYEVTLLIRG, from the coding sequence ATGATTAGCACTAAACCGTTGCAAAAGCCAATTGATTTAAAACTAATTGATATTTTTACTATGCAAGAAAGAAGCGTTTTGAATCATGCACATAAAGAAATTGAGTTAATCTATGTTGTGAAGGGAACGTTAGATGTCAAAGTTAGAGAGAAACTGTATCAATTAAACGAGCAGGATTTCCTCATTGTGAATTCTAATGAACCACATTCTTTAATGTCCAATGCAGATAATTTGTTTAGCATCATGCATTTTAATTACCTCCAATTATCTTCTTTATTGTCTCAGGAAAATATACAATTTACCTGCAATTCAATTGAAAATCCTCAGAAAGAAAACCAAAAGCTGTGCTTAATCATTGAAGAGTTACTATCTGTTTACCTAAAGCAACCTCATTCGTCAGTAGTGGAGGTGTTAGAAAAAACACTTAAATTGGTTTCAAGGTTAGAATCGTTTTACTTAGAGAAGCAAGAGAGTTTACTAGTTGATGTTGATTCCGTAGACAAAGGAAATAGTCAAAGGCTGAGTGAAATATTAGAATATGTTCGAGCACATTTTCGAGAGCCGCTATCTTTAGAAGAAGTAGCAAGCGTTCAGTATATTACTGTTCCCTATTTATCTAAGTTTTTTAAAAAACAAACAGGCAAGACATTCTCTCAATACGTAAATAAAGTTCGATTAGCCTATGCAGTTAACGAATTAACGTTAACTGATAAGTCAATTACGCGAATTGCTTTAGATAATGGCTTTCCTAACCTAGCAGCTTTTAATCGTGTTTTTACAGAGCATTATCATGAAAAGCCTATCGATTATCGAAAAAAGAAGCTCTTAGATAAGAAAAGCGAAGAAACAAAGATTATAGTGGAGGAAGCACAGGACACACAGAAGACGGTGAGAGAACTAAAGCACTATTTACGTACTAACGCAGCGTCTCAAGTTCATTTTGATCTCCTTGAAAATTCAGTGCAAGAAGTATATACGGTTAAAGCAGAAAAAGCTCAGGCTTTTACTAAGTATTGGAATAAAATGATTAACTTAGGATACGCAACCGATTTGTTAAGCTCAGATATGCAGGAACAAGTAGCGCTTTTACAAAAAGAGTTGAGCTTTACATATGGAAGGTTTTGGGGGGTGTTCAGCGATGAGATGCATATTGAAGACTATTCAACTGAACAGGTCAGCTATAATTTTTCTAATGTGAACAAGGTGTTAGACTTTTTAGTGAATCATCGCTTGAAACCTTTTATAGAATTAGGACCGAAGCCAAAAATCCTCTCTAAAAAATTTAATGACTCGCTTTTTTTGCAAAGAAGCAGTGAAAAAAATCCAGAAGATTGGAGAGGTTTAATTAGAGCGTTTCTTTTCAACTGCATCGAGCGATATAGCGTTGAAGAGGTTGAAAGTTGGTATTTTGAAATTTGGAGTCATGAAATTGATCCCATACAGGAACAAGAAAAAGAACGTTCAGAGACAACAAAGCGACACGATCCCAAACAGTTTGAAGAATATTTTCAGCTATTTAGCTATTTGAAAACAGCGATTAACGATATTATTCCAAGAGCTAAAGTAGGTGGGTGTGGCTTAACGATGGATGTTGAAAAAGAAAAGCTTAATTTGTTTCTTAGAGAATGGCACAAAAAAGACGTGCACCCAGATTTTTTATCCATTTCTCTTTATCCAATTGAAGTTGACCGGAAAACTACCAAAGTAAATAAACAAAACGTACTATCTGTGAATCCTAATTATATGGAACATAAAATTCAACAAGTAAAACATGCTTTAGGAAACTCAGGTTTTCAAAACCTTGAATTAAATGCTACTGAATGGAATATTTCTATTTCAAATCGAGAACTATTAAACGATAGTTGTTTTAAAGCCACATACATTACCAAAAATATAATAGATAATTTAAATGGGTATATTAATATAATGGGCTACTGGATGTGTTCGGATATTTTTAGTGATTTTAAGGATGCGAGAAGCTTAATTTATGGTGGGGCTGGATTATTAACAAAAAGCGGAATTCGAAAGCCAAGCTATCATGCCTTTACATTATTAAAACAATTAGGAGAGATTTTAGTTGCTAAAGGCGAAAATTATATTGTAACGAAAAAATCAGGAGATCGCTATCAGGTTTTGTGCTTTAATTACAAGCATTTTGACTACGCATATTACCTATCTCCAGAAGGAACAACAACAATTAATGAGCAATATAGCATTTTTGAGAATAATGAGGACTTGAATATTTCAATAGAAATACAAGGAGTGAGTAACGGAACGTATCGAATTAAAGAGCGCAAAGTTAACCGTCATTACGGAAGTGTATTAGATGAGTGGCTGAACTTTGGCTCAGTTGATGATATAAAACCTGACGAAGTAGAATACCTAAAGCAAAGGTGTGCTCCTTATATGTCGGTTGGACATGATACGATTGGAAATCATGCGATCAAGCTGAATGGAAAGCTAAAGCCGCACGAAGTAAGACTTTATGAAGTAACGTTATTAATTAGAGGTTAG
- a CDS encoding Gfo/Idh/MocA family oxidoreductase: MKKLKIGIIGCGGIANQKHFPALTHLKDRCEMVAFCDVVVERAQKAAREFGTGDAKVYEDYRELLKDETIDIVHVLTPNVMHSPITVAAFEAGKHVMCEKPMAHTTEAAQKMMDAWKKSGKKFTIAYQNRFREEIQALHKSCENEELGDVYFAKAHAVRRRAVPTWGVFPDKSQQGGGPLIDIGTHALDITLWMMNNYKPVSVTGSVFHKLGQLPEATEGNLFGEWDPETFEVEDSAFGYIKMENGATIFLESSWALNVLDAREAATTLCGTKGGAEVISGMGFKEKELVYNSSHHGRLVEERKSPIGNIAYFEGGSKSPEVLEAKQWLEAVEEDKEPLVKPEEAFVVTKILDAIYKSAETGKEVVFEQNENVAVYK, encoded by the coding sequence ATGAAGAAATTAAAAATTGGTATCATTGGCTGCGGAGGAATTGCAAACCAAAAACATTTTCCAGCTTTAACTCATTTAAAAGATAGATGTGAAATGGTTGCTTTTTGTGATGTAGTTGTGGAACGAGCTCAGAAAGCAGCTCGTGAGTTTGGAACTGGGGATGCAAAAGTGTATGAGGATTATCGGGAGTTATTGAAAGATGAAACTATTGATATTGTACATGTTTTAACACCAAACGTGATGCACAGTCCAATTACCGTAGCGGCATTTGAAGCTGGAAAGCACGTGATGTGTGAGAAGCCGATGGCTCACACTACTGAAGCGGCTCAAAAAATGATGGATGCATGGAAAAAATCAGGGAAGAAGTTTACAATCGCGTATCAAAATCGTTTCCGTGAAGAAATTCAAGCATTGCATAAGTCATGTGAAAATGAAGAGCTAGGAGATGTTTACTTTGCAAAAGCTCACGCGGTGAGAAGACGTGCAGTACCAACTTGGGGTGTTTTCCCGGATAAATCCCAGCAAGGTGGTGGACCTTTAATTGATATTGGAACACATGCTCTAGACATTACGCTGTGGATGATGAATAACTACAAACCTGTGTCAGTAACTGGATCAGTGTTTCATAAGTTAGGTCAGTTACCTGAAGCAACGGAAGGAAACTTATTTGGTGAATGGGATCCTGAAACGTTTGAAGTAGAAGATTCTGCATTTGGCTATATAAAAATGGAAAACGGAGCAACTATTTTCTTAGAGTCTTCGTGGGCATTGAACGTATTAGATGCGAGAGAAGCAGCAACAACCCTTTGTGGAACCAAAGGAGGAGCTGAGGTCATTTCAGGTATGGGCTTTAAAGAGAAAGAGCTTGTATATAACTCTTCCCACCATGGACGCTTAGTGGAAGAGCGAAAGTCACCAATTGGAAACATTGCCTACTTTGAAGGCGGAAGCAAATCTCCAGAAGTATTAGAAGCAAAGCAGTGGCTAGAAGCAGTAGAAGAAGATAAAGAGCCGCTTGTGAAACCAGAAGAAGCTTTTGTTGTGACTAAAATTTTAGACGCTATTTATAAATCGGCAGAAACTGGTAAGGAAGTTGTGTTTGAACAGAACGAAAATGTTGCGGTATACAAATAA
- a CDS encoding DUF6379 domain-containing protein translates to MTFVMRLEFVDTVCDDSLIHTYVNNQKLGYEFQVRLSYYRGHYLSCIEELKVMVDGEEVDPTDMTFCLNNKEFTMAQIPYLISEFWKVNEAATIKVYAPGGLEDGEHTIDVTLLLRNAYMYVPGNTPKHNYAVLNSSGSKTLPVRVKKGVKIDESN, encoded by the coding sequence ATGACTTTTGTAATGAGATTAGAATTTGTGGATACAGTATGCGACGACAGTCTTATTCATACCTATGTGAATAATCAAAAGTTAGGCTACGAATTCCAAGTAAGACTTAGCTATTACCGAGGCCACTATTTATCATGTATTGAAGAATTGAAAGTAATGGTTGATGGTGAAGAAGTTGACCCAACGGATATGACGTTTTGTCTGAATAATAAAGAATTTACCATGGCACAAATTCCTTATTTAATTTCAGAGTTTTGGAAGGTTAATGAAGCAGCAACAATAAAGGTATATGCGCCTGGCGGATTGGAAGATGGAGAGCATACAATCGACGTAACGCTTTTACTACGAAATGCCTATATGTATGTTCCGGGTAACACCCCAAAACATAATTATGCTGTACTGAATTCTTCTGGTAGTAAAACGCTACCTGTAAGGGTAAAGAAGGGAGTGAAAATCGATGAATCAAATTAA
- a CDS encoding sugar phosphate isomerase/epimerase encodes MNQIKLGVSLFSFSTDFVKGKLSLEDCISSAGEIGAEGFELVGATMLPSYPYATDKVINEFKAMTDHYGIDFVSYGASADRGVMTGRDLTDDELVQSAILDIKTANKLGCKMMRAQPHLSPAAIEKLAPYAENYGVKVGVEIHNPEIPSSQKTKAYVEMFDRVGSEYIGLVPDFGCFATKPNKVYWDEALEKGAPLKLLELAASLRYDGVPKDQAMKRLIEAGANNAVMGAFQGMYGFVTFSRKPDLEGLKNIMPYVIYFHGKFHYMFDHLEEASIPYEDILKVIQDANFNGYIMSEYEASDQAVEMTRKHLQMEKMLLGRQYQV; translated from the coding sequence ATGAATCAAATTAAGCTAGGCGTTTCATTATTTAGCTTTTCGACCGATTTTGTCAAAGGTAAGCTCTCACTTGAAGATTGTATTTCTTCTGCTGGAGAAATCGGTGCTGAAGGCTTTGAGCTAGTTGGAGCAACGATGCTTCCTTCATATCCTTATGCGACAGATAAAGTAATTAATGAGTTTAAGGCAATGACAGATCACTATGGAATTGATTTTGTGTCCTATGGAGCAAGCGCCGATCGAGGTGTCATGACGGGAAGGGACCTCACTGACGATGAGTTAGTGCAATCAGCGATTTTAGATATAAAGACGGCTAACAAATTAGGGTGTAAGATGATGAGAGCACAGCCGCATCTATCGCCAGCTGCTATCGAAAAACTAGCGCCATATGCAGAAAATTACGGAGTAAAAGTGGGAGTGGAAATTCACAACCCGGAGATTCCATCCTCTCAAAAAACAAAGGCATATGTAGAGATGTTTGATAGAGTAGGATCTGAATATATTGGTCTTGTACCGGATTTTGGATGTTTCGCTACAAAACCTAATAAAGTATACTGGGACGAAGCGCTAGAAAAAGGAGCTCCTCTCAAGCTGTTGGAACTAGCAGCGAGCTTACGTTATGATGGTGTTCCAAAAGACCAAGCCATGAAGCGTTTAATTGAAGCAGGAGCTAATAATGCAGTTATGGGTGCTTTTCAAGGAATGTACGGCTTTGTCACATTTTCTCGCAAGCCGGATTTGGAAGGATTAAAAAATATTATGCCATATGTTATTTATTTTCACGGTAAATTTCACTATATGTTCGACCATCTTGAAGAAGCTAGCATTCCCTATGAAGATATCTTAAAAGTGATCCAAGATGCCAACTTTAACGGATATATTATGTCTGAATATGAAGCATCTGACCAAGCTGTTGAAATGACTAGAAAGCATTTACAAATGGAAAAAATGTTATTAGGAAGACAATATCAAGTATAA